One window of the Saccopteryx leptura isolate mSacLep1 chromosome 9, mSacLep1_pri_phased_curated, whole genome shotgun sequence genome contains the following:
- the TUBB3 gene encoding tubulin beta-3 chain, giving the protein MREIVHIQAGQCGNQIGAKFWEVISDEHGIDPSGNYVGDSDLQLERISVYYNEASSHKYVPRAILVDLEPGTMDSVRSGAFGHLFRPDNFIFGQSGAGNNWAKGHYTEGAELVDSVLDVVRKECENCDCLQGFQLTHSLGGGTGSGMGTLLISKVREEYPDRIMNTFSVVPSPKVSDTVVEPYNATLSIHQLVENTDETYCIDNEALYDICFRTLKLATPTYGDLNHLVSATMSGVTTSLRFPGQLNADLRKLAVNMVPFPRLHFFMPGFAPLTARGSQQYRALTVPELTQQMFDAKNMMAACDPRHGRYLTVATVFRGRMSMKEVDEQMLAIQSKNSSYFVEWIPNNVKVAVCDIPPRGLKMSSTFIGNSTAIQELFKRISEQFTAMFRRKAFLHWYTGEGMDEMEFTEAESNMNDLVSEYQQYQDATAEEEGEMYEDDEEESEAQGPK; this is encoded by the exons ATGAGGGAGATCGTGCACATCCAGGCCGGCCAGTGCGGCAACCAGATCGGGGCCAAG TTCTGGGAGGTCATCAGCGATGAGCATGGTATAGACCCTAGTGGCAACTATGTGGGGGACTCGGACCTGCAGCTGGAGCGCATCAGCGTCTACTACAATGAAGCCTCCT CTCACAAGTATGTGCCTCGGGCCATCCTGGTGGACCTGGAGCCTGGAACCATGGACAGTGTCCGGTCTGGGGCTTTTGGGCACCTCTTCAGACCTGACAACTTCATCTTTG GTCAGAGTGGGGCTGGCAACAACTGGGCCAAGGGTCACTACACGGAGGGCGCCGAGCTGGTAGACTCTGTCCTGGACGTGGTGCGGAAGGAGTGTGAGAATTGCGACTGCCTGCAGGGCTTCCAGCTGACCCACTCGCTGGGCGGGGGCACAGGGTCTGGAATGGGCACGCTGCTCATCAGCAAGGTGCGTGAGGAGTACCCCGACCGCATCATGAACACCTTCAGCGTGGTGCCCTCACCCAAGGTGTCCGACACGGTGGTGGAGCCCTACAACGCCACCCTGTCCATCCACCAGCTGGTGGAGAACACCGATGAGACCTACTGCATCGACAATGAGGCGCTGTACGACATCTGCTTCCGCACCCTCAAGCTGGCCACGCCCACCTACGGGGACCTCAACCACCTGGTGTCGGCCACCATGAGCGGGGTCACCACCTCCCTTCGCTTCCCAGGCCAGCTGAACGCAGACCTGCGCAAGCTGGCGGTGAACATGGTGCCCTTCCCGCGCCTCCACTTCTTCATGCCCGGCTTTGCTCCACTCACTGCCCGGGGCAGCCAGCAGTACCGGGCCCTGACGGTGCCCGAGCTCACCCAGCAGATGTTTGATGCCAAGAACATGATGGCCGCCTGCGACCCCCGCCACGGCCGCTACCTCACGGTGGCCACTGTCTTCCGTGGCCGCATGTCCATGAAGGAGGTGGATGAGCAGATGCTGGCCATTCAGAGCAAGAACAGCAGCTACTTCGTGGAGTGGATCCCCAACAACGTGAAGGTGGCTGTGTGCGACATTCCGCCCCGCGGGCTCAAGATGTCCTCCACCTTCATCGGCAACAGCACGGCCATCCAGGAGCTGTTCAAGCGCATCTCGGAGCAGTTCACGGCCATGTTCCGGCGCAAGGCCTTCCTGCACTGGTACACGGGGGAGGGCATGGACGAGATGGAGTTCACCGAGGCCGAGAGCAACATGAACGACCTGGTGTCCGAGTACCAGCAGTACCAGGATGCCACGGCCGAGGAGGAGGGCGAGATGTATGAAGACGATGAGGAGGAGTCCGAGGCCCAGGGCCCCAAGTGA